The following coding sequences are from one Pigmentibacter ruber window:
- a CDS encoding UvrD-helicase domain-containing protein codes for MSLCEEKDVIKIAEKIDSEFHELAPKLALDTPWGGYIAITDPKKKQPYEFRIGAQANKAERIIDWRHPIGVSFYSLEIGDHFELEAPYHEIQGAISASANAKGYNGNLIELTWRGIQGNDNIIRLENGSFVSLNSVQQNVGTEKEQKQQAILQKQKMKASEHGLGELISLLTKEQYDLISQKNNEAIIIQGKAGSGKTSVALHRVSWLLWEDPDNHTKRLQNNRVLIVMFNRSLKNFVNLSIQALNLEGQVELNTFHAWAKTALEKVYKGQIEVIDKTDRFYLFKEYQIFESDALKLVKSHIGLSTYMEEFVRKQAQNAWNFLEKVTAKYDDDHILATCNKESLAYVQEFIYLKQKLKNKIETETNELKKNKQIEILKVVQTLYEKAILYKEELLNLLSSKENLKKFIPTLTDNDAEFVTLRQKIVQTHKKADSAKVGKYIEFDDFALLLRLIQLKRGGLPYGANGEECFKFDHLVIDEAQDFGAMQLLVMLDSVNSRTGVTIVGDVNQKIAPEKEFMGWEALASLLGMSSAKVTKLEVGHRSTLPIMWLADSIAKNEKSFTGREGAYPQLIENLSNDQIIQHIYKFVLERMEQVPSAHICVVLKKKDKIEEFHHKLNELLRSKKISVRKVLQGNDEHEFRFQAGVSISNIHQIKGLEFDSVIIADAGAKPWNDTPEVRCQMYVAVSRAQEHFIALCEGEGSPLLTCIKNKEFWAELKEHFHKKNFIPIEINAEELEDIFSLDSMELL; via the coding sequence ATGAGCCTGTGTGAAGAAAAAGATGTGATAAAAATTGCAGAAAAAATTGATTCAGAGTTTCATGAGTTGGCACCTAAGCTGGCACTGGATACGCCATGGGGCGGTTATATTGCAATAACTGATCCCAAAAAAAAACAACCCTATGAATTTCGAATTGGGGCGCAGGCAAACAAAGCCGAAAGAATTATCGATTGGCGGCACCCCATTGGAGTCTCATTTTACTCGTTAGAAATTGGTGATCACTTTGAATTAGAAGCTCCATATCATGAAATTCAAGGGGCTATTTCAGCTAGTGCCAATGCAAAAGGATACAATGGAAATTTAATTGAACTCACTTGGCGCGGCATACAAGGTAACGATAATATCATTCGTCTTGAAAATGGATCTTTTGTTTCGTTAAATAGTGTGCAACAAAATGTGGGTACTGAAAAAGAACAAAAGCAACAAGCTATACTGCAAAAACAAAAAATGAAGGCTAGTGAGCATGGCTTAGGTGAATTGATTTCTTTATTAACAAAAGAGCAATACGATCTTATTTCGCAAAAAAATAATGAAGCCATCATTATTCAAGGAAAAGCGGGATCAGGAAAAACTTCTGTTGCCTTGCACCGTGTTTCTTGGTTGTTATGGGAAGACCCTGACAATCATACAAAACGCTTACAAAATAATCGTGTCCTGATTGTCATGTTCAATCGGTCATTGAAAAATTTTGTAAACTTAAGTATTCAAGCATTAAATTTAGAGGGACAAGTTGAGCTAAATACCTTTCACGCTTGGGCAAAAACAGCGCTCGAAAAAGTATACAAAGGACAAATTGAAGTCATAGATAAAACAGATAGGTTTTATTTGTTTAAGGAATATCAAATTTTTGAAAGCGATGCTTTAAAGTTAGTGAAATCGCATATTGGTTTATCCACTTATATGGAAGAATTTGTCCGCAAACAAGCACAAAATGCTTGGAATTTTTTAGAAAAAGTAACTGCAAAGTATGATGATGATCATATTTTAGCTACTTGCAATAAAGAAAGCCTTGCCTATGTGCAAGAGTTTATTTATTTAAAACAAAAATTAAAAAATAAAATAGAAACGGAAACAAACGAGTTAAAGAAAAATAAACAAATTGAAATTTTAAAAGTAGTTCAAACTCTGTATGAAAAAGCTATTTTATATAAAGAAGAATTATTAAATTTATTGAGTAGCAAAGAAAATTTAAAAAAATTTATTCCCACCCTTACTGACAACGATGCTGAGTTTGTCACCTTAAGGCAAAAAATTGTTCAAACTCATAAAAAGGCAGACAGTGCAAAAGTAGGGAAATATATTGAATTTGATGACTTCGCCCTTCTCTTACGGTTAATTCAATTAAAACGCGGTGGTCTTCCCTATGGTGCCAATGGTGAAGAATGTTTTAAATTTGATCATTTGGTAATCGATGAAGCACAAGACTTTGGAGCCATGCAACTGCTTGTCATGCTTGATTCAGTTAATTCCCGCACGGGTGTTACGATAGTTGGCGACGTCAATCAAAAAATAGCTCCTGAAAAAGAATTCATGGGTTGGGAAGCTTTGGCTAGCTTACTTGGTATGAGCAGTGCCAAAGTAACAAAATTAGAGGTTGGCCACCGTTCAACTCTTCCCATTATGTGGCTAGCAGATAGTATTGCAAAAAATGAAAAATCATTTACGGGCAGAGAAGGTGCTTATCCCCAACTTATTGAAAATCTAAGTAACGACCAAATTATTCAACACATATATAAATTTGTACTGGAAAGAATGGAACAAGTTCCTAGTGCGCATATCTGTGTGGTCTTAAAAAAGAAAGATAAAATTGAAGAGTTTCATCATAAATTAAATGAACTGCTACGTTCTAAAAAAATTTCAGTGCGAAAAGTTTTGCAAGGGAATGATGAGCATGAATTTAGATTTCAAGCAGGAGTAAGTATTAGTAACATTCATCAAATAAAAGGGTTAGAGTTTGACTCGGTCATTATCGCCGATGCTGGGGCAAAACCATGGAATGACACTCCAGAAGTTCGCTGCCAAATGTATGTGGCAGTCAGTCGGGCGCAAGAACATTTTATTGCATTGTGTGAAGGAGAAGGATCTCCTTTATTAACTTGCATAAAAAATAAAGAATTTTGGGCGGAATTAAAAGAACATTTCCACAAGAAAAATTTTATTCCAATCGAAATTAATGCAGAAGAATTAGAGGATATTTTTAGTTTAGATAGCATGGAGCTTTTATAA
- a CDS encoding DEAD/DEAH box helicase, giving the protein MNNKFHIFNLRDNLISDYKKLVMSFFGIKNKLMQQYVETELEKGAFWPSPLVQLNPAFKLESNISALVEKGVLHPECKKIFRRDKEKNKLDLSATKELELYTHQVEALLLAQKRKHYVVTTGTGSGKSLSFIIPIVNDILKNKENKNTTDENGIQAIIVYPMNALANSQLEELHKYVEYGYQQAEIPIRVARYTGQEKDEERNKIKANVPDILLTNYVMLELMLTRSDDQRLLDKCKNLRYLVFDELHIYRGRQGSDVSLLIRRLKERSQSKQILCIGTSATIAAEDSTNPKADVANCAAKIFGAEFSEDSIIGETLIRNTKEYAFELPSELEILKSSINQWHIESDSYPIDLKNDPLCAWIESTIGLIKDPYSKILSRAKPRPLEGEFGIVHQLTELVKMPVEVCMQALKNCLFNVAQNKDGNKALFPFKLHQFISRGGNLYATLDKNHFTLEPKRYMESNENTKLFLPTAFCRKCGADYFSVTKLSQSLKNPDPHFEPREDLSIADDEDEKNKTTGFLYIPSEINKSIEVLKQEVFNKVPEEWINDETEENEDKFAKKYYEFLPKLCFVSLEGNIFSNQNGNTLPAFFFKRPFRFCLECGEYYTNTRSKDFQRLATLGTEGRSTSTSVLALSVIQSLKKADSLDTPEKKLMSFTDNRQDASLQVGHFNDFIETVQMRRALWQALNQAPFNELKYEDLKEQIFSVFTKNKLNYRDYVINKDLSPYAPGVKQATGVLKELFAYRCVLDLSSDDWRFSLPNLERAGVICYEIPDLKHCFAEQYVYLQIKREAFLNLTKYYPECIQKLDQNTKEEIEKFIDSLSKEQLEKYTTDLCQDFIKNLCIDCKEYLTKEGVTQLASKIKKDLSEYWHIEDPNDSSHSKIQYAVPFSVSDRPVEIKTYSTRSNFGRKIKTNLLKEYSPKQIEYFIAYLFSTLITTGVAVTSENKGVSVKNAIALKINHIVWKIKSEQLNETSKISFQYFRDLYKEEIQLPFEILAAEHTAQIRDTEREERENKFRNGEIQLLCCSPTMELGVDISSLYVVNMRNVPPTPANYAQRSGRAGRGGQAALVYTYCSSGNSHDQYFFRNAQEMVAGSVKPPPLDLSNEDLIRSHVHAIWLACANLKLGSAMVDVIDLNDERPFDTQLKPEIKSLTEDETLFSKAFAKAKRILTEVPEIKEAEWFTKNEFWLENVLKNAAKNFDEAFNRWRTLFRSAYNQQTEAHKLLKSHSASKEQRDRAKRESNEAEMQLEYLRGDGKDKFTGDFYPYRYLACEGFLPGYNFPRLPLSAFIPGVRNTYTSFRRRFDDEKPEFLARPRFIAISEFGPQAFIYHNGSRYQINKVILPQRDKDGSILKKAVYCCKNCGYMSTRDDKLTYDVCENCLSHELEIILDCFHMQNVSTWKKDRITSDEEERTKYGYKIRTMFRYTTKSGEKSVEKLNIKNKNNHILFSLSYAPVATLWRLNEGWIKKNKSDVKSRGFYIDTITGRWESAPTESDSNEENRNEDFLRRELIVPYVEDHKNILHLERFPNRNIEFLASLQSAFKTAIQIICQLSDGELSAEILPSHLNPSGILFYESAEGGAGALRKITSQHKYIVQVAKKALKLCHYDPETGAEEYTKDHKDYCAKACYRCLMNYSNQKDHSYLDRTLLRDYLLDVINSTSEKLSTAGKNSEDQLNELLPTCESNLEKEFLTFLKNKGYYLPQKSQVFIQEINARPDFLYLTITNSKACIFIDGPHHDAPEIKKQDLTIDENCLDYGMTSLRFRYNEKDQWEKIIQDNPDIFGVGS; this is encoded by the coding sequence ATGAACAATAAATTCCACATATTTAATTTACGTGACAATCTTATTTCCGACTACAAAAAACTTGTAATGAGTTTTTTTGGTATCAAAAATAAACTAATGCAACAATATGTGGAAACAGAATTAGAAAAGGGGGCATTTTGGCCCTCTCCATTGGTACAATTAAACCCAGCCTTTAAACTAGAAAGTAACATCAGTGCCTTAGTAGAAAAAGGTGTTTTGCATCCTGAATGCAAAAAAATATTTCGCCGTGACAAAGAAAAAAACAAGTTAGATCTTTCTGCTACAAAAGAACTTGAATTGTATACTCACCAAGTAGAAGCCTTGTTACTTGCACAAAAACGCAAACATTATGTTGTTACCACAGGCACAGGTTCGGGTAAAAGCCTTAGTTTTATTATTCCCATTGTGAATGATATTTTAAAAAATAAAGAAAATAAAAACACTACTGATGAAAATGGAATTCAAGCTATTATTGTTTATCCCATGAATGCCCTTGCCAATTCCCAACTCGAAGAACTGCATAAATATGTCGAATACGGCTATCAACAAGCAGAAATTCCCATTCGAGTAGCAAGATATACGGGACAAGAAAAAGACGAAGAAAGAAATAAAATTAAAGCTAATGTACCAGATATTTTATTGACAAATTACGTCATGCTCGAACTGATGCTTACTCGCAGTGACGATCAACGATTATTAGATAAATGTAAAAATTTACGCTACTTAGTATTTGATGAATTGCATATTTATCGTGGTAGACAAGGGAGCGATGTTTCTTTATTAATCCGCCGTTTAAAAGAACGCAGTCAATCAAAACAAATATTATGTATTGGTACTTCAGCTACGATTGCAGCAGAAGATAGTACCAATCCAAAAGCAGATGTAGCAAACTGTGCCGCAAAAATATTTGGTGCAGAGTTTTCAGAAGATTCAATAATTGGCGAAACATTAATCCGAAATACCAAAGAATATGCGTTTGAATTACCTTCCGAATTGGAAATATTAAAATCAAGTATAAACCAGTGGCACATTGAAAGCGATTCATACCCAATTGATTTAAAAAATGATCCTCTTTGTGCGTGGATCGAAAGTACAATTGGATTAATAAAAGATCCTTATTCAAAAATATTATCCCGCGCGAAACCTAGACCACTAGAAGGCGAATTTGGTATTGTGCATCAATTAACAGAACTTGTAAAAATGCCCGTTGAAGTTTGTATGCAAGCATTAAAAAACTGTTTATTTAATGTCGCACAAAATAAAGATGGGAATAAGGCATTATTTCCCTTTAAGTTACACCAATTTATCAGTAGAGGTGGAAACTTATATGCTACTTTAGATAAAAATCATTTTACGTTAGAACCTAAACGTTATATGGAAAGCAATGAAAATACCAAACTTTTTTTACCCACTGCCTTTTGTCGAAAATGTGGAGCAGATTACTTTTCCGTGACAAAACTATCTCAATCGTTAAAAAACCCTGATCCTCATTTTGAACCAAGAGAAGACCTATCTATTGCTGATGATGAGGATGAAAAAAATAAAACTACTGGTTTTTTATATATCCCTAGTGAAATAAATAAATCTATAGAAGTATTAAAACAAGAAGTATTTAATAAAGTACCAGAAGAATGGATCAATGATGAAACAGAAGAAAATGAAGACAAATTTGCAAAAAAATATTATGAATTTTTGCCCAAACTTTGTTTTGTGTCTTTAGAAGGAAACATTTTTTCAAATCAAAATGGAAATACGCTTCCAGCATTCTTTTTTAAAAGACCATTTCGCTTTTGCCTAGAATGTGGCGAGTATTATACCAATACCCGTTCAAAAGACTTTCAACGTTTGGCGACATTAGGAACAGAGGGCAGAAGCACTTCTACCAGTGTTCTAGCATTGTCCGTCATTCAATCACTAAAAAAAGCTGATTCCCTTGACACACCTGAAAAAAAGCTGATGAGCTTTACCGACAACAGACAAGATGCATCTCTCCAAGTTGGACATTTTAATGACTTTATAGAAACAGTTCAAATGCGGCGTGCATTATGGCAAGCCTTAAATCAAGCTCCATTTAATGAATTAAAATATGAAGATCTAAAAGAACAAATTTTTTCTGTCTTTACAAAAAATAAATTAAATTATCGAGACTATGTTATTAATAAAGATTTAAGCCCGTATGCTCCCGGTGTAAAACAAGCAACTGGTGTCCTAAAAGAATTATTTGCATACCGTTGTGTCTTAGATCTTTCCTCTGATGATTGGCGTTTTTCCTTACCCAATTTAGAACGGGCAGGTGTTATTTGTTACGAAATTCCAGATTTAAAACATTGCTTTGCTGAACAATATGTTTATCTACAAATAAAACGCGAGGCTTTTTTAAATTTAACAAAATACTACCCTGAATGTATTCAAAAATTAGATCAAAATACCAAAGAAGAAATAGAAAAGTTTATTGATAGTCTTTCAAAGGAGCAATTAGAAAAATACACAACGGACTTATGTCAAGATTTTATAAAAAATTTATGCATAGATTGCAAAGAATATTTAACGAAAGAAGGTGTTACTCAATTAGCTAGTAAAATTAAAAAAGACCTTTCAGAATATTGGCATATTGAAGATCCAAATGACTCTTCCCATTCAAAAATTCAGTATGCAGTTCCTTTTTCTGTTTCTGATAGACCTGTTGAAATAAAAACTTACTCAACTCGCTCAAATTTTGGCAGAAAAATTAAAACTAATTTATTAAAAGAATATTCACCAAAACAAATTGAATATTTTATTGCTTATTTATTTTCAACATTAATTACAACAGGGGTTGCAGTAACTTCAGAAAATAAAGGAGTTTCGGTAAAAAATGCCATTGCTTTAAAAATTAATCATATCGTTTGGAAAATAAAGAGTGAACAATTAAATGAAACTAGCAAAATAAGTTTTCAATATTTTCGTGATCTCTATAAAGAAGAAATTCAATTGCCCTTTGAAATTTTAGCTGCAGAACATACCGCTCAAATTCGGGACACCGAACGGGAAGAACGGGAAAATAAATTTCGTAATGGAGAAATTCAGTTACTTTGTTGTTCTCCCACAATGGAATTAGGAGTAGATATCAGCTCTTTATATGTTGTAAATATGCGCAATGTCCCACCCACTCCTGCTAATTATGCGCAACGCAGTGGACGTGCAGGACGGGGAGGACAAGCGGCACTTGTGTATACTTATTGTTCTTCAGGAAATAGTCACGATCAATATTTTTTTCGCAATGCGCAAGAAATGGTAGCAGGAAGTGTTAAACCACCTCCACTCGATTTAAGTAATGAAGATTTAATTCGTTCCCATGTCCATGCCATTTGGCTTGCTTGTGCAAACTTAAAATTAGGCTCAGCCATGGTTGATGTCATAGATTTAAATGATGAGAGACCCTTTGATACTCAATTAAAACCAGAGATTAAATCATTAACTGAAGACGAAACTCTTTTTTCTAAAGCTTTTGCTAAAGCAAAAAGAATTTTAACTGAAGTACCAGAAATAAAAGAAGCTGAGTGGTTTACTAAAAACGAATTTTGGCTAGAAAATGTTTTAAAAAATGCTGCTAAAAATTTTGATGAAGCCTTTAATAGATGGCGAACTTTGTTTCGTTCTGCCTATAATCAACAAACTGAAGCGCATAAACTGTTAAAATCACACTCAGCTTCAAAGGAACAACGGGATAGAGCAAAGCGTGAAAGCAATGAAGCTGAAATGCAATTAGAATATTTGCGCGGCGATGGAAAAGATAAATTTACAGGAGATTTTTATCCTTATCGTTACCTTGCTTGCGAAGGTTTTTTACCTGGTTATAACTTTCCAAGGTTGCCTTTATCTGCTTTTATTCCCGGTGTTAGAAATACTTATACTTCTTTTCGCAGACGTTTTGATGATGAAAAACCAGAATTTTTAGCACGCCCACGTTTTATTGCAATTTCTGAATTTGGACCACAAGCGTTTATTTATCACAATGGATCTCGTTATCAAATTAATAAAGTAATTTTACCACAACGGGATAAAGATGGCAGTATATTAAAAAAAGCTGTGTATTGTTGTAAAAATTGCGGCTATATGTCCACAAGAGATGATAAATTAACATATGATGTTTGTGAAAATTGTTTGTCACATGAGTTAGAAATTATTTTAGATTGTTTCCATATGCAAAATGTTTCAACTTGGAAAAAAGATAGAATTACTTCTGATGAAGAAGAGAGAACAAAATATGGTTATAAAATAAGAACCATGTTTCGTTATACAACAAAAAGTGGAGAAAAAAGCGTAGAAAAATTAAATATCAAAAATAAAAATAATCATATATTATTTAGCTTATCTTACGCTCCGGTTGCAACACTTTGGCGGTTAAATGAAGGTTGGATTAAGAAAAATAAAAGTGATGTCAAAAGCCGAGGTTTTTATATTGATACTATAACTGGGCGGTGGGAATCAGCACCTACTGAATCAGATAGTAATGAAGAAAATAGAAATGAAGATTTTTTACGCCGCGAACTTATTGTCCCTTATGTTGAAGATCATAAAAATATCTTACATCTGGAACGTTTTCCTAATAGAAATATTGAATTTCTGGCAAGTTTACAATCTGCATTTAAAACCGCTATCCAAATTATATGCCAGCTATCTGATGGAGAGCTTTCGGCTGAAATTTTACCAAGCCATTTAAATCCAAGTGGAATTTTATTTTATGAGTCCGCTGAAGGGGGTGCAGGCGCATTAAGAAAAATAACTTCCCAACATAAATACATTGTGCAAGTTGCAAAAAAAGCCTTAAAATTATGTCATTACGATCCTGAAACGGGTGCAGAAGAATATACCAAAGATCACAAAGATTATTGTGCAAAAGCTTGTTATCGCTGTTTAATGAATTACTCTAATCAAAAAGATCATTCATATCTTGATAGAACTCTGCTGCGAGATTATTTATTAGATGTTATTAATTCTACTAGTGAAAAACTATCTACTGCAGGAAAAAATTCTGAAGACCAATTGAATGAATTACTTCCCACTTGTGAAAGTAATTTAGAAAAAGAATTTCTTACATTTTTGAAAAATAAAGGCTATTATCTTCCTCAAAAATCACAGGTATTTATTCAAGAAATCAATGCGCGTCCTGATTTCTTATATTTGACAATAACAAATAGCAAAGCCTGTATATTTATTGATGGTCCACATCATGATGCCCCAGAAATAAAAAAGCAAGATTTAACAATAGATGAAAATTGTCTTGATTATGGTATGACATCGTTACGTTTCCGTTATAATGAAAAAGATCAATGGGAAAAAATAATTCAAGATAATCCAGATATTTTTGGGGTGGGAAGTTAA
- a CDS encoding MFS transporter, whose protein sequence is MSTEHQYLSKEQIKVISLSSFGGMLEYFDFVIYGFYAHIIGEVFFNSSSLLVNQLQGFSIFALGYIARPIGGFIFSHIGDTHSRKKSFLFTIFLMACSTFFIGFLPTYSQIGILAPILLVALRFIQGFAVGGELPASITYVFEHVPEQKRGFACGLLYFGVIGGIVLASITSTLTFHFFPRETILDWGWRIPFIFGGILGVIGLILRKNLVESPIFVNIFLAKKTLKYPVWELFKNYKMNLLSGVFITAFSAIVTSLAFYIPSYLHAYYGYNESQVLFMNTLSVIIQCFSIVVMGKLSDYTTRKTMATIATILFFFLTPFLFYLLGTNNGTILWSTSIFLGIISGCIVGCIASLLAELFPTNIRFSGISGSLNLATAFFAGPAPLIFDFSIKFSQNTLIPGFIVSLFALIAFLFIRNMQPNSKFL, encoded by the coding sequence ATGTCAACAGAACATCAATATTTATCGAAAGAACAAATTAAAGTAATAAGTTTATCCTCATTTGGTGGAATGTTAGAATACTTTGATTTTGTCATTTATGGTTTTTATGCACATATTATTGGTGAAGTTTTTTTTAACTCTTCATCTCTTTTAGTGAATCAATTGCAAGGATTTAGTATATTTGCATTAGGTTACATTGCTCGCCCCATTGGTGGCTTTATTTTTAGTCACATAGGAGATACGCATAGCAGAAAAAAATCTTTTCTTTTCACTATATTTCTTATGGCTTGTTCAACTTTCTTTATCGGTTTTCTCCCTACTTACTCACAAATTGGAATACTTGCGCCTATTTTACTAGTAGCTCTTCGTTTTATCCAAGGCTTTGCAGTTGGAGGCGAGCTTCCTGCTTCAATAACTTATGTATTTGAACATGTTCCAGAACAAAAAAGAGGTTTTGCTTGTGGACTTCTTTATTTTGGAGTGATTGGTGGAATTGTATTAGCTTCCATAACATCTACTTTAACTTTTCATTTTTTCCCAAGGGAAACTATATTAGATTGGGGATGGAGAATTCCATTTATATTTGGTGGAATATTAGGGGTTATTGGATTAATTTTACGGAAAAATTTAGTTGAATCTCCTATTTTTGTTAATATATTTTTGGCAAAAAAAACATTAAAATATCCGGTATGGGAACTATTTAAAAACTACAAAATGAATTTGCTTTCTGGAGTTTTTATTACCGCATTTTCCGCAATTGTTACATCATTAGCATTTTATATCCCAAGTTACTTACATGCATATTATGGTTACAATGAATCACAAGTTTTATTTATGAATACTCTTTCTGTTATTATCCAATGTTTTTCCATTGTTGTTATGGGAAAATTAAGCGACTACACCACAAGAAAAACAATGGCGACAATTGCTACTATTTTATTTTTCTTTTTAACACCATTTCTCTTTTATTTATTAGGCACTAATAATGGAACAATTTTGTGGAGTACAAGTATTTTTCTGGGTATTATTTCAGGCTGTATTGTAGGGTGCATTGCTTCTTTATTAGCAGAGCTGTTTCCTACCAATATCCGTTTTTCTGGAATTTCAGGTTCGTTAAATCTTGCCACTGCATTTTTTGCGGGACCGGCTCCACTCATTTTTGATTTTTCTATTAAATTTTCGCAAAACACTTTGATTCCAGGTTTTATCGTAAGCCTTTTTGCTCTTATCGCTTTTTTATTTATTCGCAATATGCAACCAAATTCAAAATTTCTTTAG
- a CDS encoding Do family serine endopeptidase — protein sequence MSVVNQEDKKVTRFMKARAKNLVVAGVSVAALFGVTCAGVLVFKPEAVNNITKSLTAQASNGYALPQATAQTANPDTAFLKSFKKVFSGIAKDSRPALVFIIAEKKVTVQQNEFPFPDDFFFPFMPPQFKGPKGQKDKRQSVETDGGSGFIVDLKNGYIITNNHVIEGADKITVTTYDNRKYKAKVVGTAKNLDISVLKLEDFKPSNELKQVSLANSDEVEVGDWAIALGAPFELPQTLTMGVVSAVQRSSDTLGITGANSFIQTDAAINPGNSGGPLVNLDGQVIGMNTAIYSKNGTSVGIGFAIPSNTIRLVAESIINNGKFKQVYLGVEMYDLNRFGTAAMKDMKVDPNTEGALVIRAVPKSPAAQAGLKPYDIIQSVNGKPVKSSIEIQRQIIFLKPGSEVKLGILREGKNIVLTAKVAELPNKQDINEANADDNSGDSKQERSMASAYGLMLSNKSSGSDKGVLITGVQNGSPAAQAGLKQGDLILKVNKQPVSSVKEFEDILKKAKKSGENSPIFLLVARDDGSSLAVILPPNS from the coding sequence ATGTCGGTAGTTAACCAAGAAGACAAAAAGGTAACACGTTTTATGAAAGCTAGAGCAAAAAATTTAGTTGTTGCAGGGGTTTCTGTTGCAGCCTTATTTGGTGTCACTTGCGCAGGAGTCCTGGTATTTAAACCAGAAGCTGTTAATAATATTACTAAAAGTTTAACAGCCCAAGCCTCAAATGGATATGCATTACCACAAGCTACTGCTCAGACTGCAAATCCTGATACGGCTTTTTTGAAATCTTTTAAAAAGGTATTTTCAGGTATTGCAAAAGATAGCAGACCAGCTTTGGTGTTCATCATTGCTGAAAAAAAAGTAACAGTACAACAAAATGAATTTCCATTTCCTGATGACTTCTTTTTTCCTTTTATGCCACCTCAATTTAAAGGACCAAAAGGCCAAAAAGATAAAAGACAATCTGTTGAAACAGATGGTGGTTCTGGATTTATCGTCGATTTAAAAAATGGTTACATTATAACAAATAACCACGTAATTGAAGGGGCTGATAAAATTACAGTAACAACTTATGACAATAGAAAATACAAAGCTAAAGTTGTTGGAACAGCCAAAAATTTAGATATTTCTGTTCTAAAACTTGAAGATTTCAAACCATCAAATGAATTAAAACAAGTTAGTTTAGCAAATTCAGACGAAGTGGAAGTGGGTGACTGGGCTATAGCGTTAGGAGCGCCTTTTGAATTACCACAAACTCTAACTATGGGTGTTGTCAGTGCCGTTCAAAGATCAAGTGATACTCTAGGAATTACTGGGGCAAATAGTTTTATCCAAACAGATGCTGCTATCAATCCTGGAAATTCAGGAGGTCCACTTGTTAACTTAGATGGACAAGTCATTGGGATGAACACTGCTATTTATTCAAAAAATGGAACTAGTGTGGGTATTGGTTTTGCAATTCCTTCAAATACTATTCGTTTAGTTGCAGAATCGATTATTAATAATGGTAAATTTAAACAAGTTTACTTAGGTGTTGAAATGTATGACCTCAATCGCTTTGGTACAGCTGCCATGAAAGACATGAAAGTTGATCCAAATACCGAAGGGGCATTAGTTATCCGCGCCGTTCCAAAAAGTCCTGCAGCCCAAGCTGGTTTAAAACCATATGACATCATTCAAAGTGTAAATGGCAAACCAGTGAAGTCTAGTATTGAAATTCAAAGACAAATTATCTTCTTAAAACCTGGTTCTGAAGTAAAACTAGGTATTTTAAGAGAAGGGAAAAATATTGTTTTAACTGCTAAAGTAGCAGAACTTCCAAATAAACAAGACATCAATGAAGCAAATGCTGATGATAATTCAGGTGATTCCAAGCAAGAAAGATCCATGGCCTCAGCTTATGGGTTAATGCTCTCGAATAAATCTTCAGGATCTGATAAAGGTGTCTTGATCACTGGTGTGCAAAATGGCAGCCCTGCAGCTCAAGCTGGATTAAAGCAAGGAGATCTTATCCTCAAAGTAAATAAACAGCCTGTATCTTCAGTTAAAGAGTTTGAAGACATCCTGAAAAAAGCAAAAAAATCAGGTGAAAATTCTCCTATCTTCTTACTTGTTGCTAGAGATGACGGATCGAGTTTAGCAGTCATCTTGCCACCAAACAGTTAA